A window of Gossypium raimondii isolate GPD5lz chromosome 7, ASM2569854v1, whole genome shotgun sequence genomic DNA:
AGTTGTACGTTTCATACATATTTCAACATGGCTAAAAAAAAACACCACTAGTTGTTGATTGTACATGTGTGTGTTGTAACAGGTCAATTTTGACCTGGGCCTAAAGAcccaaaacaaatgaaaataacccaaaataataatgCCCAAATgcccaataaataaataaataaataaaaaccctagagGCTCGACTGGCCCACAACTTAAACAATTTCAgccaaacaaaaagaaatgcagAAATCCTAGCGCCGCATGCCTCTGCCAGCCTCCCTCGCATGCCGCCGTCGCCGGCACCACTCCTCCACGCGCGCCTGACACTTGCAGAGAGAAATCAACGCaaccaataaaataaacaaatagcaaataggcaaaaaaaaaaaaaaaagaaacgaaCAG
This region includes:
- the LOC105803059 gene encoding uncharacterized protein LOC105803059 isoform X1, with protein sequence MAGERPCRRNGDRSPQQIGFLIPPSNPFEGSTSISRKTEGEESFLPSLGLTPATERSLRRRCLRRFSVRRAWRSGAGDGGMRGRLAEACGARISAFLFVWLKLFKLWASRASRVFIYLFIYWAFGHYYFGLFSFVLGL
- the LOC105803059 gene encoding uncharacterized protein LOC105803059 isoform X2: MAGERPCRRNGDRSPQQIGFLIPPSNPFEGSTSISRKTEGEESFLPSLGLTPATERSLRRRCLRRFRRAWRSGAGDGGMRGRLAEACGARISAFLFVWLKLFKLWASRASRVFIYLFIYWAFGHYYFGLFSFVLGL